The following coding sequences lie in one Lolium perenne isolate Kyuss_39 chromosome 2, Kyuss_2.0, whole genome shotgun sequence genomic window:
- the LOC127335360 gene encoding amino acid permease 3 has product MSHAMELPKQRLDGDDIDDDGRPRRTGTAWTASAHIITTVLGSGVLSLAWGVAQLGWIGGPAVMTLFAAVIYYTSTLLADCYRSGDPVSGPRNRTYMAAVRATLGGSKVKLCGAIQFANLFGIGIGITIAAAASMRAIKRAGCFHEEGHQSECRSPIAPYIAIYGIMEIAFSQIPGLDSMSWLSTLATVMSFTYSSIGIGLGVAQIIANGGVQGTITGVAVGISAAGTSVTAMQKLWRGLQAFGNMAFAYGFSIVLLEIQDTLKAASPSEAKVMKKATAVSVAATTVIYLLCGCVGYAAFGDGVKDNLLTGFGFYEPFWLLDVANACVAVHLVGTYQVITQPIFAYVELRAAAAWPDSAFVATKEVTLWPTRLRVAVCPLRLTWRTAYVCVTTAVSMSMPFFGSVVGLIGAISFWPLTVYFPIEMYMAQHRLPRGSTKWLFLQALSAVCLIVSVAAAAGSVADVVAEFRHHNPFSR; this is encoded by the exons ATGTCCCACGCCATGGAGCTCCCGAAGCAGCGGCTGGAcggcgacgacatcgacgacgacGGCCGGCCGCGGCGCACGGGCACGGCGTGGACGGCGAGCGCGCACATCATCACCACGGTGCTGGGGTCCGGCGTGCTGTCCCTGGCGTGGGGCGTGGCGCAGCTGGGCTGGATTGGCGGCCCCGCCGTGATGACGCTGTTCGCCGCCGTCATCTACTACACCTCCACGCTGCTGGCCGACTGCTACCGCTCCGGCGACCCCGTGTCCGGCCCGCGCAACCGCACCTACATGGCCGCCGTCCGCGCCACCCTCGGCGGCTCCAAGGTGAAGCTCTGCGGCGCCATCCAGTTCGCCAACCtcttcggcatcggcatcggaatcaccatcgccgccgccgccagcatgCG CGCGATCAAGAGGGCAGGCTGCTTCCACGAGGAAGGGCACCAGAGCGAGTGCCGCAGCCCCATCGCCCCGTACATTGCCATCTACGGCATCATGGAGATCGCCTTCTCGCAGATCCCCGGCCTGGACAGCATGTCCTGGCTCTCCACACTCGCCACCGTCATGTCCTTCACCTACTCCTCCATCGGAATCGGCCTCGGCGTCGCGCAGATTATAG CCAACGGGGGAGTCCAGGGCACCATCACCGGCGTCGCCGTCGGCATCAGCGCCGCCGGCACCAGTGTCACAGCGATGCAGAAACTCTGGCGCGGTCTTCAGGCGTTCGGGAACATGGCTTTCGCCTACGGCTTCTCCATCGTCCTGCTCGAGATCCAG GACACGCTGAAGGCGGCGTCGCCGTCAGAGGCGAAGGTGATGAAGAAGGCGACGGCGGTGAGCGTGGCGGCGACGACGGTGATCTACCTCCTCTGCGGCTGCGTCGGGTACGCGGCCTTCGGCGACGGCGTCAAGGACAACCTCCTCACGGGCTTCGGCTTCTACGAGCCCTTCTGGCTGCTGGACGTGGCCAACGCCTGCGTCGCCGTCCACCTCGTCGGCACCTACCAGGTCATCACCCAGCCCATCTTCGCCTACGTCGAGCTCCGCGCCGCCGCGGCCTGGCCCGACAGCGCCTTCGTCGCCACCAAGGAGGTCACGCTCTGGCCCACGCGCCTCCGCGTCGCCGTCTGCCCGCTCCGCCTCACCTGGCGCACGGCCTACGTCTGCGTCACCACCGCCGTGTCCATGTCCATGCCATTCTTCGGCTCCGTGGTGGGGCTCATCGGCGCCATCTCCTTCTGGCCGCTCACCGTCTACTTCCCCATCGAGATGTACATGGCGCAGCACCGGCTGCCGCGGGGCAGCACCAAGTGGCTCTTCCTCCAGGCGCTCAGCGCCGTGTGCCTCATCGTGTCCGTCGCCGCCGCGGCGGGATCCGTCGCCGACGTCGTCGCCGAGTTCAGGCACCACAACCCGTTCAGCCGGTAG